In Lutra lutra chromosome 13, mLutLut1.2, whole genome shotgun sequence, one genomic interval encodes:
- the LOC125083067 gene encoding cytosolic acyl coenzyme A thioester hydrolase-like, with protein MSGPTAETPSAVQICRIMRPDDANVAGNVHGGTILKMIEEAGAIISTRHCNSWSGERCVAALARVERTDFLSPMCIGEVAHVSAEITYTSKHSVEVQVHVMSENILTGTKKLTNKATLWYVPLSLKNVDKVLEVPPVVYSRQEQEEEGRKRYEAQKLARMETKWRNGDIVQPVLNPEPNTVSYSQSSLIHLVGPSDCTLHGFVHGGVTMKLMDEVAGIVAARHCKTNIVTASVDAINFHDKIRKGCVITISGRMTFTSNKSMEIEVLVDADPVVDDSQKRYRAASAFFTYVSLSQEGRSLPVPQLVPETEDEKKRFEEGEGRYLQMKAKRQGRPESQP; from the coding sequence ATGTCAGGCCCCACCGCCGAGACCCCGTCCGCCGTCCAGATCTGCCGGATCATGCGGCCGGACGATGCCAATGTGGCTGGCAACGTGCACGGTGGGACCATCCTGAAGATGATCGAGGAGGCAGGAGCCATCATCAGCACCCGGCACTGCAACAGCTGGAGCGGGGAGCGCTGTGTGGCCGCCCTGGCCCGCGTCGAGCGCACCGACTTCCTGTCCCCCATGTGCATTGGCGAGGTGGCGCACGTCAGCGCGGAGATCACCTACACCTCTAAGCACTCCGTGGAGGTCCAGGTCCACGTGATGTCGGAAAACATCCTCACAGGTACTAAAAAGCTGACCAATAAGGCCACCCTGTGGTATGTGCCCCTGTCACTGAAGAACGTGGACAAGGTCCTGGAGGTGCCTCCAGTCGTGTACTCCcggcaggagcaggaggaagagggccGGAAGCGGTATGAGGCCCAGAAGCTGGCGCGCATGGAGACCAAGTGGAGGAACGGGGACATCGTCCAGCCTGTCCTGAACCCAGAGCCCAACACGGTCAGCTACAGCCAGTCCAGCCTGATTCACCTGGTGGGGCCTTCCGACTGCACCCTGCACGGCTTCGTGCACGGAGGCGTCACCATGAAGCTCATGGACGAGGTGGCAGGAATCGTGGCTGCGCGTCATTGCAAGACCAACATAGTCACTGCCTCCGTGGACGCCATCAACTTTCACGACAAGATCAGAAAAGGCTGTGTCATCACCATCTCTGGCCGCATGACCTTCACGAGCAACAAGTCCATGGAGATCGAGGTCCTGGTGGACGCCGACCCCGTGGTGGACGACTCACAGAAGCGGTACCGGGCGGCCAGTGCCTTCTTCACCTACGTGTCCCTGAGCCAGGAGGGCAGGTCGCTGCCTGTGCCGCAGCTCGTGCCCGAGACCGAGGACGAGAAGAAGCGCTTTGAGGAAGGCGAAGGGCGGTACCTGCAGATGAAGGCCAAACGGCAGGGCCGGCCAGAGTCCCAGCCCTAG
- the LOC125083068 gene encoding interferon alpha-1/2-like, giving the protein MHKRRCSENLEPWVPDMPTPARPTASAGSPMALPCSFLVALVVLSCHSLGSLGCDLPQDHSLLNWRALMLLRQMRRISLISCDKYTNDFAFPKKVFDSKQLQKAQALSVIYVMNQKTLHLFCTEGSPAPWNTTLLEELCSGIYQRVNDLEAYLMQEAGMGETPLVKGDSILRNYFQRISLYLREKQYSPCAWEMIRAEIMKPLYASMILQEKLRSKQ; this is encoded by the coding sequence ATGCATAAGAGAAGATGTTCAGAGAATCTAGAGCCATGGGTCCCAGACAtgcccaccccagccaggccaACAGCATCTGCAGGATCTCCCATGGCCCTGCCGTGCTCCTTCTTGGTGGCCCTGGTGGTGCTCAGCTGCCACTCCCTCGGTTCTCTGGGATGTGACCTGCCTCAGGACCACAGCCTGCTGAACTGGAGGGCCTTGATGCTCTTGCGACAAATGAGGAGAATCTCCCTTATCTCTTGTGACAAGTACACAAATGACTTTGCCTTCCCCAAGAAGGTATTTGACAGCAAGCAGCTGCAGAAGGCTCAAGCCCTCTCTGTCATCTATGTGATGAACCAGAAGACCCTCCACCTCTTCTGCACAGAGGGCTCACCTGCTCCCTGGAACACGACCCTCCTGGAGGAATTGTGCTCAGGAATTTATCAGCGGGTGAACGACCTAGAAGCCTATCTCATGCAGGAGGCGGGGATGGGAGAGACGCCCCTCGTGAAGGGGGACTCCATCCTGAGGAACTACTTCCAGAGAATCTCCCTCTATCTGCGAGAGAAGCAATACAGCCCTTGTGCCTGGGAGATGATCCGAGCAGAGATCATGAAACCCTTGTACGCATCAATGATCTtgcaagaaaaattaaggagcaAGCAATGA
- the LOC125083082 gene encoding interferon alpha-1/2-like — protein MALPCSFLVALVVLSCHSLGSLGCDLPQDHGLLHWRALMLLQQMRRLSASSCDNYTNDFGFPQEAFDGKQLQKAQALSVVHVMNQKTFHLFCTEASPAPWNTTLLEELCSGLSEQLGHLEACPLQEAGVGETPLMNGDSILRNYFQRISLYLQEKQYSPCAWEMVRAEIMKPLYASTALQKRLRSRK, from the coding sequence ATGGCCCTGCCCTGCTCCTTCTTGGTGGCCCTGGTGGTGCTCAGCTGCCACTCCCTCGGCTCTCTGGGATGTGACCTGCCTCAGGACCACGGCCTGCTGCACTGGAGGGCCTTGATGCTCCTGCAACAAATGAGGAGACTGTCTGCTAGCTCCTGTGACAACTACACAAACGACTTTGGCTTCCCCCAGGAGGCGTTTGACGGCAAGCAGCTGCAGAAGGCTCAAGCCCTCTCTGTCGTCCATGTGATGAACCAGAAGACCTTCCACCTTTTCTGCACAGAGGCCTCACCTGCTCCGTGGAACACGACCCTCCTGGAGGAATTGTGCTCGGGACTTTCTGAGCAGCTGGGCCACCTGGAAGCCTGTCCCCTGcaggaggcgggggtgggagagACGCCCCTCATGAATGGGGACTCCATCCTGAGGAACTACTTCCAGAGAATCTCCCTCTATCTGCAAGAGAAGCAATACAGCCCTTGTGCCTGGGAGATGGTCCGAGCAGAGATCATGAAACCCTTGTATGCATCAACAGCCTTGCAAAAGAGATTAAGGAGCAGGAAGTGA